The genomic window AGCCCTGACTCTAATACTGTACATTTGCTTGTCTCCTTCACCAACAGAGGGGCGGAGGTTTGGCTCAGATATTGAGCTGGTTGAAGTTAATTTTTGTAGAAGAGGTAATGGAAGACTACTCCAGTGTTCAAACATGGAAGTTTTGCAGTGTTTAACTTCACTGTTGTTCTGTTGTCTCTGCTACGTTGGCAGATTTAATTTGAAGGATTTGTCTTTGGTCACATTTACTTGATCATTAGCAATGCTAGCTGCGGATTCCTGtagcgccaccagcaggtcaatgaatcctctgacttttcttcAGAGGCAGCATGTCCGTGACTTTGACTGAAATCTCCAAACTATCAGATGGACTGTTAATAAATGTGACTCAGACATTCGTGTTCCCCTCAaaatgaattgtaataactttggtgatcctcacacttttcatctagtgccatcatcaggtcaacattttaatttgttgtatACTTTGGTTTGTGACCAAATATCTGTGAAAGTGATGAGATTCCTGTTCTTAATGTTTCAACTCATAACTCCATAACTGCAAAGCACAAAAGCAAAAGTTTTGTTTACTGAATTATTTGGTTCTAGTCAAATGTTTAGGCCCCGTCCCTTTCcacttaaacacattttctcgtttaaatgtttttccaaCTTCTTACATTTTCACCATATTTGGTCCAAATCTGATTTGCAACCTTTTGAATGCAGCATGTCATTGAAAGCAAATGGAAATGAAAGGTGTACATATTTCAGTGTAATAAATAACCAGAGGAACCTGGAGACACCAAGTCAGAGTAAAATGCTGAATAATCAGCTGTGCAGGTCAACATCAGCAAATTAAAACTGGTGCAGAAATGTTTCACTGAATCCAAAACATCCTGATTACCTCAGCTGCAGCCCAGGTCAATACTCTCGGAACGTACTGGAAACAGCGACCTTCAAACTCGTGCCAACCATCGTGACAAGTAGGAGCTACAGGAGCGTCAGTTGCAGGAGCCGGAGCATCAGTTGCAGGAGCTGGAGCATCAGTTGCAGGAGCTACAGGAGCGTCAGTTGCAGGAGCCGGAGCATCAGTTGCAGGAGCTACAGGAGCGTCAGTTGCAGGAGCCGGAGCATCAGCTGCAGGAGCTACAGGAGCGTCAGTTGCAGGAGCTGCAGCATCTGGGTTGACAAACAGTATTGTGAGTGATGTCATAACATTGTGTCATTTAACAGCAAATACAAGTGTAGCTGCAGAGTGTGAGGGCAGGAGGTCATCAAAACGAGCCCCCTCCTCTTTGATCTGTTGACTTTGGCTCTGGTCACATCAGTCTGTTTATAGAAGCTTTGCTCTTTGTTTCATTGAGGCAGGTGACAACAGCTGATTTCAGTTTTCACAGTTATTAATCACATGTTTGTTAGCATGTTCTCAGATACATACAGTGTGTCTACACATGGATCTATACCTGTACTGTAGTTCAAACTACACAGAGGAAGTTTAACACTGATACTCACCATCAGCTGTAGCCACAGCTATCATGATGCAAAAGAGTAGAGACACAGTCTGCATGTTGGTGGTGGAGATGATGGTTGAGCTCTAAAAGGAAAGAGACAGATGACTAATAATCCTGAAGGGAGCTGAAGTGAACAGAGCAGTGGAAGTGAGTCcagcagaggaaggagagaagatgTAGAGAGAGCAAAGAGAGGAGAGTGGTAGCAAACCTGCTGAAGAATgatcttctcttcttcttcctcagtgTCAGCCTGTGGTCTTCCTGTGCGGAGGTGCTGAACAGGAGAAATCATCAGCTTTTATATACACTGACTTATCTTGATGAATGTCATCACATCTGCTtatgcctttttctttttaaggctTATCAGTTTGGATGCTGGTCAACAAATCAAAGTGCAGCACATCCCACACTGTTGTTTAGTTTCAANNNNNNNNNNNNNNNNNNNNNNNNNNNNNNNNNNNNNNNNNNNNNNNNNNNNNNNNNNNNNNNNNNNNNNNNNNNNNNNNNNNNNNNNNNNNNNNNNNNNNNNNNNNNNNNNNNNNNNNNNNNNNNNNNNNNNNNNNNNNNNNNNNNNNNNNNNatggaggagaagctcctggaccaactggtggtactccccatgatccagcctcttttttagggtctcatgtacccacacagatctctgtttttctgctgacagcctctcaccctcaaccagagctacagacagtaccctctgcctcaacatttcaataataaaaaaaaaacaacgcaGTGCGTCTCatgctttgcaacctgcaaaatgctttctgtaaTCGGGGTCTTAGGTGGTACACAAAGGAGGATAAGTTGTTGGTATTGGGGGAACAAGGAGGGGTGGAGGGcgcttctctttctcttctacTGTTTTTATATCGTATCACACTCTGCTGTAATGCtactgtttgtgtctttttaaactgTAACAAGATACTTTTTCAATCACTTTGTGCCCAGCTTTGCCAACAGGAATGTACTATCTCAGTGAAACAAGACTGAGAGTTCACAGTCATGCtgacagctctgtgaggcttcaGATGTTAAAGGGAAAATAATGCTTTAATGCTTAATGCTTAGAAATAACATACTGTCAAGTGAATAATTCCAGATATTTTATTCTTCATAATTAATTATAATCAGCAACAAAAGTAAGAGGAAGGTCTGAAATACGTCCTTCAAACTAAATGACAAAAGGAGTTGTTTACCTCCATCTATACCTCAGATAatatgttttagcaaaaatgtctgtgtttgtgaggcactgagcatatgactgggtGAATGAGTCTTGGATTATACTatacgagttgtgtgagagtttgtaaattgatgttttgatataattttgctgttgtcaaaTACTGTTGACTATTAATTCAATTCACCaagaatgttcacctttttttgtattttattcatttttgttgagcCAGGAAGTGTCCCATCCAGATACAAGATCTCTTCTCCCAGGGAGTCCTGGTCAAGATGGCACCACACTCAATATAAtcagtttcagtttaaaaaTTTTGCCATGTCACTCAGTAAAACACATACAATACATAAAGCAACACAAGGGAAAATAGTGAAAGAGGAGGGACATACAGGCCAGACAGAAGACATTCATACACATCCCACTGAGGTCATGGACTGTGTAAAGCAGTCGTGTTTCCTTCAGGGAAGTTTTAAAGAGCCTTTATAAGTGTTTAAGGAAGGTAGTGTTTCTAAGGTAACAACATTTTGAAGCTCATTCCTTGCCCAGGGTGAATGAGAAAAGAGTTTTACTGAGCTCTGAGCTCACCCTGGGGACATTTAAAGAATCTGTTTTTGAGAACGAGTGCAATAGTTGCTGGTATGAAAGGATACCGGTGAGCTGTGATAACACTGTGACCGGAGAGCACATTGTTACACACAAGCCACCATCTTgattggattctttgttcaccgtaaggcatgcaagaaaaacaatgtttgtgggttgttgttttttacgaGATCTTGGGACCCTTTACTAAACCTGCACTTTGTAATTGGACTGAAATTTCTATGGTCGCCCAGCTCTTTGCCTGTTGTGTGTAAGTACTGCTACTAGATACTTAACATAACTACGCAAAGTACATACATTTATGTAGTTTATGTTCCATGTCACTGCgatactgtttttattatactgaactattttgtttttcacaatgCTTTGAGTGTCAGTTTTCTAGTCTTCGCCTTGGGCCGTCCTCGACCAAACCTGGTCTTGGTTCCATCGACTCTAAATCTGACCCTCAATCCACTCTATCAGtctatctatcaatctatctatctattgtaatttgtattttgcAGACAGAACAAAAACCAAGATGCAATTCTTAACAAAACACTTAAAGAGCTTATATTTGTGCGTTTTATTCTCAAATAAGACACACTTTTGTCCCCGGGTttcactgcagaaaaaaaactgtacagCAATTAGCCTAATGGAGCTGAGTGGTTCAGCCGAGCCCTCAGTCTCCATACCTGGCTGCTTTCCGCCTGCAGAGActttgattttggttttattgACAATTTCAACCTATTTTGGAACCGTTATTCTTTTTACAAGTCGGACGGTCTTCACCCAAACCAACTGGGCAACAGGAGGTTAGCTGCTAATTTGTAGCATGTTGTACAAACTGTCACACGGGCTGCACGTGATTGACGGTTGTTTACCCACCCCCCCAGAattcttcctcctccccctctgtgGTAGCTCAAAGTCCTGTTTTACTCACCACTGCCCCCCATGGGCTCCATCTGCCATTGTGCCTCCGTGGACACTGCACAACACAGCCCAGCTGTAGATGCGGTCAGTTCCACTAAAATCAGCTGTCGATGACGGTGGCCTGTCATCACCGATCCGGTCTGCCTTGTTCAATGCTCGTTCCATCTCTAATAATTACCTCATTCTTACACACAATGAGTTTATCCACCTTAATAAGCTCTGCCCCACTGGCTGCTCTGTTATTGGGGCTCCCCAATTGGAACGCCGCGGAGGAGGTCTTGCGGTTGTGCATCGGGACAGTCATCTGTGCAGAGTGATACAATCtgaaagtttctcctcctttgagTCACAGATGATTGAGACTGGTTCTACTAACATATTCTATTGTGTGCTAATTTACCGCCCACCTGGTCCTGCTGGCCCCTTTCTTACTGATTTTACTGACTTTTTATCGTCTATTATCAAATTGGAGAAGGTTTTAATTATTGGAGATTTCAACCTTCAtattgatgatgtcacctgtaACAAGGCTGCTGATTTTCTATCCATCACTGACTCTTTTAACTTAACTACACAGCTGTGTACGCTTTGACTCTAACTTTCCTCGGGACTTCCCGCCCCCCAAAACTAAGGCCCAAAGGCGGATTATTACTCAGGATGCTGTTGAAAGGTTTTCTGCCTCATTTGATCCTTGTTTACTGCTGGGATGCAATGATGCTGATGTTATTATTCAATCTTTTAATAGTCATTGTTTAGTTATTTTAGACGAAGTGGCACCTGTGAAATCTAACATTGTTTCCCATAAGAAGCATTGTCCTTGGATAAACGATTCTATCCAAGAGTTTCAGAAGAAACTGTCGAAAGGTAGAGTGTTTATGGAAATCAACTCGTCTCGAGGTGCACAGGCTTTACCTAAGGGAACTTAGGGCCTCCTTAAATGAAATGTTAAGAACTGCAAGAACTCAATATTTCTCCCAGTTAATATCCTCAAATAAGGAAAATTCCAAAATCCTATTTGATACTATTCACTCTATGGTTCTCCCACTACCCCCCAAGTCCCACTATTCACTCTATGGTTCTCCCACTACCCCCCAAGTCCCTGTGTTTTCTAAAGCGGACAGCAATGATTTCCTTCATTTCTTTGTTAATAAGATCAGGGATATTAGGTCTAGCATTTCTCCATCAACTGTTCTCAACACTGTCTCTGATCTGTCTGATACTCATACTTGGTCCTCCTTTAAACCTGTGTCATTACATGATGTCACTGCTCTGCTGGACAAAATGAAACCCACCTCATGCCCTACTGATGTTCTCCCTACTGCACTATTTAAAAAAGTCTTTGACTCAACTGGCCCCCGTATCATGGAGATAATTAATACCTCGCTTTTAACTGGTGTGGTTCCTAGCTTTTTTAAACATGCTGTTGTGGAACCTACACTCAAAAAGCCCAGTCTGGATCCATTGCGGCCCAAAAGTTATAGGCCAATTTCCAAATTGCCATACATAtcaaaaattttagaaaaagtTGTAGCAGAGCAACGAGCAGTGTTTGTAGAGAATCATGAGGTCTTGGacatatttcagtctggttttcgTAACAAGCACTCCACTGAAACCGCACTACTTAAAGTCTCCAGTGACATCTTAATGTCAGCTGATTCTGGTAAACACACAGTTTTGGTTCTGTTAGATCTTTCATCAGCTTTCGGCATGGTCGACcataatattttgattaatagACTCCAGGATCTGGTTGGGATCTCTGGTTCGGTTTTAAAATGGTTTTCCTCTTACCTTTCTGACAGAAGTTttagtgtttctgcaaaccatatcATGTCTGAAACAACAGGGCTGTCATGTGGGGTACCTCAGGGCTCTGTCCTAGGACCTATTCTGTTCATTTTATACTTACTTCCCTTTGGACAGTTAATTAGACAATTTAGCAACGTTTCACATCATCTCTATGCTGATGACATCCAGCTGTATTGCTCATTCAAGGCCACTGAGCTCCATAAACTGTCTTCCTTAATTAACTGCCTGACTAGCATCCAACAGGGgtaggtggatgggtcaaacaaacatggacattcaaccaggagaccactgtttctatctatctatctatctatctatctatctatctatctatctatctatctatctatctatcttttgtaatttgtattttgcagacagaaaaaaaacaaaatgcaatttGCAACAAAACACTTAAAGAGCTTATATTTGTGCGTTTTATTCTCAAATAAGACACACTTTTGTCCCCAGGTttcactgcagaaaaaaaactacagcAATAAGcctaactgtgcattcacaccaaaagcgtcatgagcgcCAGCGGTCACtcaggtcgctggcatcgcgctgcctggcagcagctccagcaggcgcTTGTAGCGACCAAAGGGGCGGGaccagctgctgcagatgtgtccaTCAAGGCTGACACGGCTGTTCACTTTACAAGGATGAACAAATATACCATTTATGTCTTCACTTTGTATTATCCATGACTTTCATTACACAATTTACgctaataaacacagtcaataTAGCCTTTATGAGTCCtttataataatgattttaCTCTCCTGTTGGCACGTAGGACCACTGAGAAATTTAATTGGTGGTAAATAAGCGGGAGCTCATTAATCGTACTTTCGGAAGCCTCCTTTGTACTGCATCGGCATATTTGCTGAGAAAACACGGGGCCCAGAGCCAttttaaactgaatttaaaatccgactgttaacttataaagctctaaatggtcaagctccgtcttagagatatcttagagagctcatagttcaattcaattcaattcaattcaattttatttataaagcccaacatcacaaatcacaatttgcctcacagggctttacagcatacgacatccctctgtccttatgaccctcgcagcggataaggaaaaactccccaaaaaaacccctttaacggggaaaaaaaacggtagaaacctcaggaaNNNNNNNNNNNNNNNNNNNNNNNNNNNNNNNNNNNNNNNNNNNNNNNNNNNNNNNNNNNNNNNNNNNNNNNNNNNNNNNNNNNNNNNNNNNNNNNNNNNNNNNNNNNNNNNNNNNNNNNNNNNNNNNNNNNNNNNNNNNNNNNNNNNNNNNNNNNNNNNNNNNNNNNNNNNNNNNNNNNNNNNNNNNNNNNNNNNNNNNNNNNNNNNNNNNNNNNNNNNACTCTGCTGCAAGGCTTTTAACCCACACAAACAAAAGGGCACACATCACTCCTGTTTTAGCATCTCTGCACTGGTTACCAGTGCAttttagaattcattttaaaattttaattctCACTTTTAGAGCCTCGCAGGGACAAGCTCCTTCTTACCTGTCTGATTTTATACAGCCGTACACTCCCACCCGCAGTCTGAGGTCATGTGACCAACGGCTGCTCGTTGTTCCTCACACATGCTTTAGGACCAGAGGTGACAGATCATTTCAAGCAGTAGCTCCCAGACTGTGGAATGCTTTGCCTTTCTCACTATGCTGTTTAAACTCTGTTGATACTTTTAAAACGCATTTAAAGACTCTTTTATTTAAACTGGCATTTGgttaattgtgtgttttttgttgttgttgtttttctcatatATCTATGCATCTTTGCATTTATGTTTATACTTTGtgttctgttttctttgttattgttctaacttttgtgaagcactttgtggtTTTTacctgtgaaaggtgctatataaataaagtttacttacttacttactaacTAATGTCAGTCTCTGGTTAAATCCAAGTGAATCTAATGACATGTCCTGTTGGGTCCAGCAACGCACTCACTGTGAACTATCATATTCCTCTGTGTTCCCCTGGACTGCAGTGTTGGGCCCAGATCACAC from Epinephelus moara isolate mb chromosome 8, YSFRI_EMoa_1.0, whole genome shotgun sequence includes these protein-coding regions:
- the LOC126394977 gene encoding type-2 ice-structuring protein-like isoform X1, producing MISPVQHLRTGRPQADTEEEEEKIILQQSSTIISTTNMQTVSLLFCIMIAVATADDAAAPATDAPVAPAADAPAPATDAPVAPATDAPAPATDAPVAPATDAPAPATDAPAPATDAPVAPTCHDGWHEFEGRCFQYVPRVLTWAAAERNCKNLKSHLASVHNHHEYQFIQTMIRTITQSNGETWIGGSDCQQKDTWLWSDGSIFFWTFWCAGHRSTSGCLQMNHGGEDCWHEDQCSSTLPSVCAYSL